In one window of Blastocatellia bacterium DNA:
- a CDS encoding DUF4304 domain-containing protein, which produces MSDERDRMIKALKEHVIPVLRERGFKGSFPHFRRTTERTIHLVTFQFDKWGGGFVVEIAACPPNGVHRPSGEQIPPTKIRAWDVARRLRLGASDEKSDHWFRYDKRRWFSSGD; this is translated from the coding sequence AGGCTCTCAAGGAACATGTTATTCCAGTCTTGCGGGAGCGCGGCTTCAAAGGCTCGTTTCCACACTTTCGCCGTACGACAGAACGTACCATTCACTTAGTGACGTTTCAGTTCGACAAGTGGGGCGGAGGCTTTGTCGTAGAGATTGCAGCCTGTCCGCCCAATGGTGTCCATAGGCCGTCGGGCGAACAGATCCCTCCCACCAAGATCAGGGCCTGGGACGTGGCGCGCCGTCTTCGACTTGGTGCGTCGGATGAAAAAAGCGACCATTGGTTCAGATATGACAAGCGGCGATGGTTTTCCTCTGGCGAC